In Erythrobacter litoralis HTCC2594, a single genomic region encodes these proteins:
- the trpE gene encoding anthranilate synthase component I produces the protein MWREVVADTETPVGAALKLIEPERGDFLLESVEGGEVRGRYSLLGLDPDLVFRARAEEGEINRLWQHDRAAFIPVDGRSLDALRALIEECRIDVPDGLPPALACLVGYFAYETIGQVEVLPRAPESELDLPDMVFTRPTLLLVFDSLTDNLFIIAPLWPSSGDPQAAIERAGERIDHTLRCLASPDVSEVAADDFPELNLTPRMAEDQYSSMVAKAKEYITAGDIFQVVLAQRFTCPFPLPPLALYRALRRVNPSPFLYFLDLPGFAVVGSSPEILVRLRDGEVTIRPIAGTRPRGATPEADREAEASLLADAKERAEHLMLLDLGRNDVGRVAAKGTVEVTDSFTVERYSHVMHIVSNVVGQLDPAKDALDALFAGFPAGTVSGAPKIRACEIIAELEPETRGPYAGGVGYFAPDGSFDSCIVLRTAVLKDGMMHVQAGAGIVADSDPAYEQRECEAKAGALIAAAREAARVASEPGFGQ, from the coding sequence GTGTGGCGCGAAGTGGTTGCCGATACCGAAACGCCGGTTGGTGCCGCCTTGAAGCTGATCGAACCCGAGCGGGGGGATTTCCTGCTGGAATCGGTCGAGGGCGGCGAAGTACGCGGACGCTACAGCTTGCTCGGGCTCGACCCGGACCTCGTGTTCCGCGCCCGCGCCGAGGAGGGCGAAATCAACCGCCTGTGGCAACATGATCGGGCTGCCTTTATCCCCGTCGATGGGAGGAGCCTCGACGCCCTGCGAGCGCTGATCGAAGAGTGTCGCATCGACGTGCCGGACGGTCTTCCCCCCGCCCTCGCCTGCCTCGTCGGCTATTTCGCCTATGAAACGATCGGCCAGGTCGAGGTCCTGCCCCGCGCGCCGGAGAGCGAACTCGATTTGCCGGACATGGTGTTCACCCGGCCGACGCTGCTGCTCGTGTTCGATTCTCTCACCGACAATCTCTTCATCATCGCGCCGTTGTGGCCATCGAGTGGTGATCCGCAAGCGGCGATCGAGCGCGCGGGCGAGAGAATCGACCACACACTGCGCTGTCTCGCGTCCCCCGATGTCAGCGAAGTGGCCGCGGACGATTTTCCCGAACTGAATCTGACTCCGCGAATGGCCGAGGACCAGTATTCCTCGATGGTGGCGAAGGCGAAAGAGTATATCACCGCAGGCGACATCTTTCAGGTCGTGCTGGCGCAGCGGTTCACCTGTCCCTTTCCGCTACCACCGCTGGCGCTCTATCGTGCGCTGCGCCGCGTCAATCCCTCGCCGTTTCTCTATTTTCTCGACCTGCCCGGTTTTGCGGTCGTTGGCTCGAGCCCGGAAATTCTCGTGCGTCTGCGCGATGGCGAGGTCACGATCCGGCCCATCGCCGGGACCCGCCCGCGCGGCGCGACGCCGGAAGCCGATCGCGAGGCGGAGGCGAGCCTGCTTGCCGATGCCAAGGAGCGTGCCGAGCACCTGATGCTGCTCGATCTGGGGCGCAATGATGTCGGGCGGGTCGCCGCCAAGGGCACAGTCGAAGTGACCGACAGTTTCACCGTCGAGCGCTACAGCCATGTGATGCACATCGTCAGCAATGTTGTCGGACAACTCGATCCGGCCAAGGACGCGCTCGATGCGCTGTTTGCGGGCTTTCCCGCAGGCACCGTCAGCGGCGCGCCCAAGATCCGTGCCTGCGAGATCATTGCCGAACTGGAGCCCGAAACGCGCGGTCCCTATGCGGGCGGCGTGGGCTATTTCGCGCCCGACGGCAGCTTCGACAGCTGCATCGTGCTGCGCACTGCAGTCCTCAAAGACGGTATGATGCATGTGCAGGCGGGCGCTGGTATCGTCGCCGACAGCGATCCCGCCTATGAACAGCGTGAATGCGAGGCCAAGGCGGGCGCCCTGATCGCTGCCGCCCGCGAAGCCGCCCGTGTCGCCAGCGAACCCGGATTTGGACAGTGA
- a CDS encoding phosphodiester glycosidase family protein — MNYRIPYVALALALAACGQQVEGDPVTVIEFGEDGETITRVEGDDTEEVVAGPTSNVAAESACERLTFQEVVLTHCVAVPAKHRITTVLGPPHRSFAKLAEGRSSAPVFAVNAGMFDGDGKPIGYYVEDSERLQALNTNDGAGNFHLKPNGVFYGSNGEWRVRTTESFLANVSDRPQFGTQSGPMLLIDGKLHPEISEDGPSRQIRNGVGVDRQGRAHFVISEGPISFGKFARFFRDVANTPNALYLDGNVSGLWDPANDRMDARAPIGPMIVVETR, encoded by the coding sequence GTGAATTACAGAATACCCTATGTCGCCCTCGCCCTGGCCCTCGCCGCCTGCGGACAGCAAGTCGAAGGCGATCCGGTAACCGTGATCGAATTTGGCGAGGATGGCGAGACGATCACCCGCGTCGAAGGCGATGATACGGAGGAAGTGGTCGCCGGGCCGACCTCCAATGTCGCGGCGGAAAGCGCGTGCGAACGGCTGACATTCCAGGAAGTGGTGCTGACCCATTGCGTCGCCGTGCCCGCCAAGCACCGCATCACAACCGTCCTCGGTCCGCCGCATCGCAGCTTCGCCAAGCTCGCGGAAGGGCGCAGCAGCGCGCCAGTCTTCGCGGTCAATGCCGGCATGTTCGACGGCGACGGCAAGCCGATCGGCTATTACGTCGAAGACAGCGAGCGATTGCAGGCGCTCAACACGAATGACGGCGCGGGCAATTTCCACCTGAAGCCGAACGGCGTGTTCTACGGCTCCAACGGCGAATGGCGCGTGCGCACGACCGAAAGCTTCCTCGCCAATGTCTCCGACCGCCCGCAATTCGGTACTCAGAGTGGCCCGATGCTGCTGATCGACGGTAAGCTGCACCCGGAAATCTCCGAAGACGGCCCCTCGCGCCAAATTCGCAACGGCGTCGGCGTCGACCGCCAGGGCCGCGCGCATTTCGTCATCAGCGAAGGTCCGATCAGCTTCGGCAAGTTCGCCCGCTTCTTCCGCGACGTGGCGAATACCCCGAACGCGCTCTATCTCGACGGCAATGTCTCAGGCCTATGGGACCCGGCGAACGACCGCATGGATGCCCGCGCGCCGATCGGCCCGATGATCGTGGTGGAGACCAGGTAA
- the pip gene encoding prolyl aminopeptidase, which translates to MANSNMLDYKRTLYPEIEPYETGMLDVGEGHQLYYERVGTPGAKPAVFLHGGPGGGMAPSHRRQWDPELYDVLLFDQRGCGKSLPFAEIEHNDTWRIVADIERLREMCGHEAWQVFGGSWGATLALAYAQKHPERTTEIVLRGVFLARQNEKSWLYQYGASEIMAEQWDEFSGHIPEAERDDLVQAYYARLTSDDEPTRLAAAKQWSLWEGTVATLLPNADLLADFEDPAKAVPFARICARFFLENFYLEEGQLLRDMQSIGHIPTIIVQGRHDICTPPGAAWAVKKAHPAAELWMVHDAGHSASEPGIVDGLVRATDQFADKSK; encoded by the coding sequence ATGGCGAACAGCAATATGCTCGATTACAAACGCACGCTCTATCCCGAGATCGAGCCTTACGAGACCGGCATGCTCGATGTCGGCGAAGGCCATCAGCTCTATTACGAGCGCGTCGGCACACCGGGCGCCAAGCCGGCGGTGTTCCTGCATGGCGGGCCGGGCGGCGGTATGGCACCCTCGCATCGCCGCCAGTGGGACCCCGAGCTCTACGACGTGCTGCTGTTCGACCAGCGCGGTTGCGGCAAGTCGCTACCCTTTGCGGAAATCGAGCACAACGACACCTGGCGCATCGTCGCCGATATCGAGCGCCTGCGCGAAATGTGCGGCCACGAGGCGTGGCAGGTCTTCGGCGGAAGCTGGGGCGCGACGCTGGCGCTGGCCTACGCCCAGAAACATCCCGAACGCACCACCGAGATCGTGCTGCGCGGGGTTTTCCTCGCCCGGCAGAACGAGAAGAGCTGGCTTTACCAGTACGGGGCGAGCGAGATCATGGCCGAGCAGTGGGACGAATTCTCTGGCCATATTCCCGAGGCCGAACGCGACGACCTGGTCCAGGCTTATTATGCGCGCCTGACGAGCGACGACGAGCCAACGCGGCTGGCAGCGGCCAAGCAATGGTCCTTGTGGGAAGGAACCGTCGCAACCTTGCTGCCCAATGCGGACTTGCTGGCGGATTTCGAGGATCCGGCGAAAGCCGTGCCCTTCGCCCGCATCTGCGCGCGTTTCTTCCTCGAGAACTTCTATCTCGAGGAAGGGCAATTGCTGCGCGACATGCAGAGCATCGGGCATATCCCGACCATCATCGTGCAGGGCCGCCACGACATCTGCACCCCGCCGGGTGCGGCATGGGCGGTCAAGAAAGCGCATCCGGCAGCCGAGCTGTGGATGGTGCACGACGCAGGCCACAGCGCAAGCGAACCGGGGATCGTGGACGGTCTGGTGCGCGCAACGGATCAATTTGCCGATAAGTCAAAGTGA
- a CDS encoding anthranilate synthase component II, translated as MILVIDNYDSFTFNLVHYLMELGAEVRVERNDALTAADAIASGAKGILISPGPCTPDEAGISLDLVGACADADMPLLGVCLGHQAIGQYFGGRVVQGGLMHGKTSPVTHDDSGVFAGLPSPFTATRYHSLVVQDIPEVLTVNATSETPGLDGTMVMGFRHRDLPIHGVQFHPESIATEHGHDLLANFLSLCGISPARTEKAPA; from the coding sequence ATGATCCTCGTCATCGACAATTACGACAGTTTCACTTTCAATCTCGTCCATTACCTGATGGAACTGGGGGCAGAGGTGCGGGTCGAGCGCAATGACGCGCTGACAGCTGCGGACGCGATCGCCAGCGGCGCGAAGGGCATTCTCATCTCTCCCGGTCCCTGCACGCCCGATGAAGCGGGGATCAGCCTCGATCTCGTGGGCGCCTGCGCGGATGCCGATATGCCGCTCCTCGGGGTGTGCCTCGGGCATCAGGCAATCGGCCAGTATTTTGGCGGGCGCGTCGTGCAGGGCGGCTTGATGCATGGTAAGACCTCACCCGTCACGCACGACGACAGCGGCGTTTTCGCTGGCTTGCCCTCGCCCTTCACCGCTACCCGCTATCATTCGTTGGTGGTGCAAGACATTCCCGAGGTTCTCACCGTCAATGCAACCAGCGAAACACCCGGCCTCGACGGCACCATGGTGATGGGTTTCCGGCACCGGGACCTGCCCATCCACGGCGTGCAGTTCCACCCGGAAAGCATCGCCACCGAGCACGGCCATGACCTGCTTGCCAACTTCCTGTCGCTGTGCGGCATTTCCCCTGCCCGCACAGAAAAGGCACCCGCATGA